A region of the Rhizobium leguminosarum bv. trifolii WSM1325 genome:
AGGTATAGGTCGTGTCACGCGTCTGGTTCACCCAGGTCTGGCGGCCGCCGAGATTGAAGCGCCAGTTGCCGGCCTCGATCTGGTCCATGGCGTAAACACCGACCTGCCGCATGTCGGCATCGGCTACGATGAAGTTATAGGCCGGCGTGGCGCCTGACACGCCATAGGTCGGATTGGCGATATCGAAATCGAATGCCGGGTTGACGGCGCCGATGCCGTAGCCCCAGTTCGACTGGAGATTGGTGTAGTCGAGCCCGAAGAGCATCGTGTGGGCAATCGGGCCTGTATCGAACTTCGCCTCGAGCTGGTTGTCGACCTGGAAGACGTTCATCTCGTCCCGGATCGAGCTGGCGTTGCGATGCGCGACGGTCCCGGTCCAGCTGGAAACGCCGAGGTAGCGAGCGCGAAGATCGAGATGCGAGTAACGCAGGTTATGCCGGAACGTCAGGCCGTTGTCGAATTCATGCTCGAACTGATAGCCGACCTGCTGCTGCTTGACCTTCTGGTAGTCGTAATCGGGATCGCTCTGCCTAATGTCGAGTATTCGGCCGTCCAGTGTCGTGATCGCGCCGACATTGGAGTCGGTCTCGTCGGCCTGCACCAGACCGTACAGCGTGAAGGTCGTGCCCTCGTCAGGTTTCCAGGTAAAGGACGGTGCCAGGAAATAGCGGTCGTCGGCAATATCGAAATTGGTGTCGCCGTGACGGGCAAGGCCGACGATGCGATAGAGAAAATCGTCATTTCCTTCGCTGATCGGCCCGCCGAAATCGAACATCGCCTGAGCCCGATCCTTGGTGCTGTAGGAGATACCGACTTCGTGGATCGGCTCTTCGGTCGGAAGCTTCGATATCTTGTTGACGAGGCCGCCCGGCGATCCGGAGCCGTAGAGAACGGATACTGGTCCCTTGATCACCTCGACGCGCTGCAACTGATAGGGATCGGTGCGGAACATGCCGTAATTGATATAGGGTTGACGCAAGCTGTCACGGTAGTCGCCAACCGTCGTAACGTTGAAGCCGCGAATGAAGATCTGGTCGAAGCGCGGATCGAACCCGTTCGGTCCGGTTGTCACGCCGGCCGAATAGCGCACTGCCTCGATGATGCTCTGGGCGCCACGCTGCTCGATTTCCCTCTCCGTGGTCACCGAGACCGAACGCGGCGTCTCGACGAGCGGCGTGTTGATCTTGGTCGCGGCCGAACTGTTCTTGGCAGCAACGGACGTCCGGTCGGACTTGCTATCAGAGGATGCACCTTGAATGACGATCGGCTCCAGCGTCGTCGCGCTGCCATCTGTCGATGCGCTCTGAGCTAAAGCCGGCGATGCTGCAACGCCGATCAGGAGGATCGCTGTCGCGACAAATAGGCTATCGTTATAAATTCGCGATACATTATTAGAAACATTCAAAAAAACACGCGCCATTGCTTGGTCCCGACACCACCGATGCGGGCGGAACCTATGGAGCGAAATTGGCCCTGTCAACATAAGATGATTATTTAAATCATCTATTAATCTGCAAGAATCCACGCTTTCGAGTCACCCGAATAGGTTGCACGTAGAATTGGGGCCATGACGTCCCGTGCAGATAAATTGCCAACCTGCCGGTCTTGATGGGTCGAGATTGCGGGATGGCTCGGCAATCGTCAGCCGCTTGTCGCTGCTATGTCGGTGCGTACCACGGGTTGATAACGTTAAGTCCTGCGGCTTCGAAGGGACTAGTGTCGCGGGTAGCGACAATAAATCCGTTCGCCGCGGCAGTTGCGGCGATATAGGCATCTGCTTTACCGATTGCCCGACCTGCTACGCGTGCTCGCGCCATTAATTCCGAATAGCTCTTTGACACAGCCATGTCGAACGATAGAACGCGTCCAGAAAATAGAGGTAGAACTTCCTCTTCTAGTCGATCGTAGAGGACGGTCTTTCGTCTTCCGCTAGGCATCGCGGCGATGCCGAACCGTAACTCAGCTACTGTAATCGCCGAGACGAACAGTGTTTCCACTGCTTGAGCATCGATCCACGCCAGCACCTGACTATCGGGTGTGGGCTTCCATGGCTCCGAGATGACGTTGGTATCGATCAGGATCATTCGAAACTCATAGGTTCCGCAGGCGCTTTGTCTCGGACGAGCTGCAGATTATCCACGTCGTTGTTGGAAAGCCCTGCTTCGCGCCCGATCGATGCTAGCAACGAGCCCAACATGACGCGCTCAGCTGGCCGTACCGCTGTTTCTAGGATGTCACGGATTTCTGCTTCGGTACTGCGGCCGTGATGAGCTGCCCTCACTCTCAAGGCACGATGTGTCTCCTCAGACAAATTGCGTATTGTAACTGCTGCCATCGCTTGCACCCCCTTAACACTGATGATCATGCTATCAATATATGGAAGGTGATATCAGCTGACAACTCCTCTAGTTGTTTTGGAAGGACGCTTTTTGAATTGCGACAAATTGCAATCCTCATCCACCATCCATGCGCAACCTTTGCCACCCGACTGCGGTCAGTAGTATCAACTGACTAAGTAGGAGGGCATTTCGACCGCAGGTGCCGCTGAAGTGGCTCGCCGGCTAGATCGGCTGGCGGAGTTGCGCAAAACTCCATCGCGCGCAGTTGAGCAACTGCCACTCCCATTAGAGCCGCTGGCCAATTATGGGATGAGGCCCGTGGTCCGATAGGCCCGGATCGTCCGGTCATAGATGCCGATGTCCCGGCAACCGCGTGCGACCAGCTGCGCGCCTTCCATAGCAGCAAAAATCGCCATCGCCCACTCCTGCAGATTTTGCTCGCCCGACGAGGGCCTTGCGCGTGAGAGGATCTGGGTGAGCCATCCGACGTTCATCTGCGCGAATCGATCGACCTCGGTTCTGACCTCCGCAGGGAGGTCGTCTAGTTCCGCGCTCATAATGCCGCACAGGCACATGCGATTATCGTTGGCCAGGGCAGCGCGAAAGATCGCCGCGTATCTGCCCATGCACCAACTCGCATCGTTGGAAGTGGCCAGCAGCTCCGCCAGGTAGGCTGCGCCCTCCTCCGTATAGCGACGCGCCAACGCGGCGCCGAGATCGCCCTTGGTCGGAAAATGATAGTGCACGCTGGCGCTTTTGATCCCGACCTCTTTGGCGAGTTCACGAAAGCTCAGCGCACTGTAGCCATGCGACTGCACCGTGGCTTTTGCGGCGGCCATGACCGCCTCGCGCATATCCGTCTTGGTTTTTGCCATTGTCGTTCCGTACCTATCACTCGATAGATAGTTGTTGACGGCCAAAAAGGGAAGAGATATCTGTGAATCGCAATCTATCTATCGATAGACAGATAAAGGCATTCCTGATGAAAATCTTCGATCGCCCCGGCTTTCCTGGGCAACCGCCAGCGCGATAAGGCGCTAGCCGGCATGAGGTATTTCGATACGGTGCTGCAGGACCGTTCGTTCGTCGCCGGCGATGCATTCTCGATGGCCGACATCACAGTGTTTGCCGGGCTGATGTTCGCGGACGCCGCCGGCATTGCCATCCCTGAAGATCATTCCGCGCTGAAGACCTGGCGCACAAAAGTCTCCGAGCTGCCGAGCGTCAAGAATCGCAGCGGCCAGATGTTCGTCGCGGAGGATCTGCGTAGGCTCGGCTTCTAATCGCACACCTCACCTCGCTACACCGCGCCAACCTATTCCCCACCGGCAGCTCTGATTGCACCGGCGCCCGCTCCTGCGCCCGCCGCTCCGCGGCAGATGGCACCCGAGAAAACACTGCCCGGAAACTCGAACAAATTCAGGCGGATCGTTATCCAGGTGCAGTCGGGATTGCCTGCCTACGGTTATTACGCTGGCTCCCTGACTGGTGTCGTCGACGAGGACACGCGCGCGGCGCTGAGCCAGATGCAGAAGGACAACAAGCTCAAGGTAACCGGTACGGTAACGACAGAGGTCTTGAACGCATTCGGGATTGCAGCACGATAGCGATTGGAATGCCCTGCCGCTCTATACGCAGCGCTTTTCCGACATAACGGCGATAGTAGTCAAGCCCCATTACAGCCATCATCACCTTGTTTTTATTCTATTTATTTCGTGTCTAGATGCGTGAGCAATCGCGATCCCGACAAAAGGGGGATAAAGACCGGGCGCCGTATCTAGGTCATCGGGGCGACCTGCTTCTCCCTCGCCGCATTCAAAACGCGGATAAAACGCGTCGCTCACTTCTTATTACCATCGCATTGTTTTTGCTGAAAAAACTCACCCCTCTCACCTGAGTGGACCGTGACGATAGGGGCGAATCTGATATAAGGGGGATAAAACGAGGAAACGAAATGCCTATCCATGATCCATGCGCTTTGCTCAACCGTTGCTTCAAGAGCCGAACGAAACTGGGTGGCTGGAATTCAAGGTCAATAACAAGGATCCGCGCGAGATTGGTGAGTATGTTTCCAGCCTCGCGAATTCAGCCATGCTGGCTGGCAGGGATCGTGCTTTCCTTGTCTTCGGCGTGGAGGACCGCTCGAAAGAACGGGTGGGGACCGAACTCCGTTTGCAAAAACTAAAGCAGGGAAACGAGGATTTTACAAATTGGCTGAGCCGGATGATCGAGCCGCGTGTCCTCATCGAGGTTCTGGATTTCTCGTGCGATGGCCTTGCCTATTCCGTGATTGCCATCGAACCGTCCTATGAACGGCCCGTAAAGTTCAGCGGTGTGGAATTCATCCGGATTGGGGAGAACAAGAAAAAGCTCGCCGAGTTTCCGGAGCATGAGCGGGCGCTGTGGATAGCGACCGGAAGGCGCCGCTTCGAGACAGCCGTGGCTGCATCCAACGTGACCACGGAAGATGTTTTCGCGCTCCTGGATCCGGATCCTATGTTCGATTTAACCGGCGAGCCAAGGCCCAAGAACCAAGAAGAGGTGACCCGCAAGATGGCGGATCGAGGGGTTGTTCTGGATAATCTTGAGGGCCGGTTCGACATTACCAACCTCGGCGCCATCATGCTGGCCCGCGACGTCACGGCTTTTCCCTCCATCGCCGGGAAAGCCGTTCGCATCGTCAAATATACCGGCCGCGATAAATCTCGATCCGACTTCGAACAGGAAGGCAAGAAGGGCTACGCCGTCGGTTTCACCAGCATGATGAAATTCCTGATGGAACGCCTGCCCAAGGACGAACGATATATCGACGGGGTTCGACGCATGGTTCCGCACTTCCCGGAAACAGCTATCCGGGAAGTGATTGCCAACGCACTCATCCACCAGGATTTCATGGCGACCGGCGTCGGTCCTGTGGTTGAGATCTATGATAACCGGATCGAGGTCAGCAATCCGGGTAACTCTCTGATCAGCACCGACCGAATCCTCGACGAACGACGCTCCCGAAACGAAAAACTGGCAGCGACTATGCGTTCATTCGGCCTCTGTGAGGAACGCGGTGGCGGTCTCGACAAGACGCTAATTGAGATCGAGGCAGAGCATCTCCCGGCCCCCGATTTCATCTCATCCGAAAACTCAATGCGTGTCGTGCTGTTCGCGCCAAAAGGCTTCAACCAGATGTCGAAGGCAGAGAAAATGCGGGCGTGCTTCTTTCATTGTATTCTGCGCTGGCTAACTCACGATTACATGAGCAACGCAACTCTCCGGGAACGGTTCTCGCTTCCGGCCGAAGAGTATCAGGCAGTTTCCACAATTATCGCGGAATCGATCAAACTCGGCCGCATCGCACCGGCAGATCCGGACCAGGGCAGGAGAAACGCGAGATACGTTCCGTACTGGGCCGTCTAAGGCAAGTGACCGCCTTGACAGGAATCGAACCGTGAATTCGGTCTGGCATGAGTGAGACTTTGGCCCGATATGATACGTTTACGACATACTGTCGTCCGCTGGTACAAAATCATTAGGGCAAGCAGATCGTCTTTTGGGGCGGAATTCGCGGCCCGCCTTGCCTCCGGTCGTCTGCTCCCTAGATCCGACACATGGATACCGAGCGAACCACAGCTCCTATCAGATCGGTAAGGGCGTCTTCGCGGAAACCTCTGCAGAGGTTGAGCCCGGCCATTGTCGAGCAAGTCGAGCGCCTGCTCGGTGGACGCACGCGTGATATCCGCTTCAATGGGGAACTGGCTCGGCTTTTTGGCGAACGCTCCTGGCCGCGGACTGCCAAGATCATTCGCGCGTGGATGGTCTGGGTTATCGTGCTCGACGTCCTGACGTTGGGCCTCAACGCGATCTTGCTTCCGACTGAAACCGTCATGTCGATGCTTTGGCCAGCGTCTATCCTTCCCCCCGCGGCTCTTGTCGCCGCGGTGGCCTTCCTGCGGCCGCATGCTTTGTGGGTGCAGGGAGTTTTCCTCCTCTCGGCTGTTTTTCTCATCCTCCTGTCGGTCGCCATGGTGGGCGTTAACACCGGTGGCGAGTTTTATGAGCGGCATTTGACCATCATGCTTTTTGTGGCCGTCACTGCCATTATCATATTTCCCATTCCACTCGGTTGGGCGATGGCGATCGGTGCTTCTGCCCTCGGTATCTACCTTGTGTTTCAACTGCGCAATCCAGCCATCGAAGTGGGCAGTGCTCTGGCCGGGACGCTGTTTTTCGCAAGCGGTGTGGCTGCAACCGTCGTTGCCCGACGTACCGCAACCATCTTCGCTCAGAAGACTTTCTTGCTGGAGTTACGAGATCGAAGTCGCCTCGCGGAGCTTACCGACGCCAATTCCCAGCTGGAATTGCTGGCACGGACAGATCCGTTGACGGGTGTCGCCAACCGGCGCTCGATGATGGAAACGCTCCATTATTTCTGGAGCGAGGATCTTAAACGAACGAGCGGCGCGGCGATGCTGATGTGCGATATCGACGACTTCAAGCATCTCAACGATAATCTCGGACATGCCGAAGGCGACCGCTGCCTGGTGAAGGTTGCCGGCATCATTCAGAGCAGCATGAGAGACGAGCGGGACCAGGTCGCCCGTTACGGAGGCGAAGAATTTCTCGTCTTTCTCCCAGGCTCAGATGAGCAAGAAGCCAAGGTCGTCGCTGAGCGGATACGCAGCCGAGTGGAAGCTGCGTCTCTTCCAAACCCGACCTCCCGCGTCGTTGCTTATGTCACTGTCAGCATTGGAGTGGCCACGATGATGCAAGACAGTGAGCTTGTGTCAGCAGAGCACATGCAACGCCAAGCGGATGCGGCGCTCTACCTTGCCAAAAAGACTGGCCGCAACCGTGTGGTGGTCCATGCCGCAAAGGTCGACCAAGCCTCAGACTAAGCCGTTTGGCTATCGTGGTCTCCAAAACGACTGCCTTAAAAGGCCGCAATCTGGGTCCGGTGTCAGCCCTGTCAGCTTGACCATTTGACAGATATCCTACAAGTCGATATGTAACATCGATCTTATCGGCGATGCGGGAAAGTGACCGGCATGACATTGAAATCGATGAAGCCGCTGACGCGCGCGCCACTGCTGCATGTCTCCGTGCAGGAAAGTCTGCGCGCCTATATCGACGACAATGGCCTGGCGCCCGGAACCCTGCTTCCGGCCGAGGGAGAGCTCGCCACCCAGCTCGGTGTCAGCCGCAATTCGCTGAGGGAAGGCATCAAGGCGTTGGAATCGCTCGGCGTGCTGGATACGCGGCGCGGCGTGGGTATCTTCGTGAAGGCATTTTCCTTCGGGCCGCTTCTCGACAACCTCGCTTACGGCCTCGGCGGCGCCCTGCGGCAGATCGAGGAGGTCCTCGAAATCCGCCGTACGCTGGAAGTGGGATTGATCGGCAAAACGATCGACGTGATCGGCGAAGAGGACATCGCCGAATTGCGCGCCACCGTCAATCGGATGCGCGCCCAGGCCGAGCGCGGTGAAACCTTTGCGGAAGACGACCAGCTGTTCCACCGACTGCTGTTTCGCTGCCAGGACAATGAAACGCTGGTGCGGCTGATCGATGTCTTCTGGCTCGCCTTCTACAAGGCGTCGGATTTCGTCAACCTTGAAAATGCCGATCCGATGGCAACGTGGCGCGACCATGCCGCAATCGTCGATGCGATCGAGGCAAAAGATCTGGAGGAGGCGCGCAGACGCCTGGATCGTCACTACGAAGGCATTGCCCGGGTGATTGCCAACAACAAGACAAGTTCAAACGTGGGAGGAACACATGAAAAGACTGTCTAGATTATCCGTGATTGCGCTTGGCGCCCTGCTGTCGACGGCTGCCGTTCCAGCTCTTGTCGTTTCGGGCGTTGCAATAGAGGCCCAGGCAGCCACGCTATCGGGCGGCTTCGATGTCGGTCCCGGAGGTTTCCAGGGCAACTTCAATCCGCTCGCCGCGACCGCCGGCTTCACCTGGCTCAGCATCTATTACGAACCGCTGATCACTTATGACGAGAAGCTGCAGAAGGTCGTCGGCGCGCTGGCAAGCTCCTACGAGGTCAGCTCCGACCAGATGACCTACACGTTCAAGCTGGTGGACGCCAAATGGCATGACGGCAAACCGTTCACTGCCAAGGACGCAAAGTTCACCATGGCCCTTGCGATGGACGCGAAAACCGGCTCGGTGCTCGCCGCCCGGCTGAAGGGCATATCGTCCGTCGAGACGCCGGATGAGCACACTGTTGTCATCAAGCTCAGCGCCCCCAGCAGCAGTTTTCCCGACACGATGACCAAAGTGATGATGCTGCCCGAGCATGCGCTCTCCTCGATCCCGGCCGACCAGCTGACGAAGAACACCTGGTGGTCCACAGCTCCGATCGGCACCGGTCCGTTCAAATTCACCAAATACGTCTCGGATCAATATGTCGAACTTGCCGCAAACACCGATTATCGCGGTGGCAAACCCGCACTGGAACGCGTCATCAATCGCTATTTCGCCAACCCGGCCGCAGCAATCGCTGCGCTGAGATCCGGCGAAATCCAGTTCACCTATGTCGATTCCAACGACGTGCCGACCTTCAAGGACAACAAGGACTTCCAGGTCATAGAAGGCAACTCTTTCGTCGTCAACTACCTGGGCTTCAACCACGAATCCCCGCTCTGGAAGGACGTGCGCGTCCGCCAGGCGGTGATGTACGCGATCAATCGCGATGCCATCATCCAGAGCCTTTATGGCGGTGCGGCCAAGCCTGCCAACTGCGCCTATGTCGCCGAACAGCTGATACCCCCTGATATCGACAGCTATGCCTATGATCCCGAGAAGGCCAAGCAGTTGTTGACGGAAGCCGGCTGGGACCAGATCAACGGCGGCAAGCAGATCACCCTTCTGACCTATTACACCACGCCGCTGGCGACCAACGTGCTTGCCGCAGTCCAGGCGATGCTTGCCCAGGTCGGCATCAACATCGTCCCGCGCGCCGTCGATGCGCCGACCTATAACAGCATCGTGCTCAATGCGACGCCGGATATCGCCCAGTTCCAGTTGGTTTATGCCGGGCTGCAGAACGGGCCGGATGCCGGAAGCATCAATGTCGGCCTCAACGAGAAGCAGATCCCTCCGGCCGGGCCGAATGTCGCCAGGGTTCGCATGCCTGACCTCACCAAGGCGCTCGATAGCGCCTTGGCCGAGCCTGATAGCACCAAGCGGGATGCCGCCTACCAGGACGTCTGCAAGGTGATGAACACCAACCTGCCCTGGGCGACGCTCTGGGTGGCAAACCGCTATGGCATCGTCTCGACAAAGGTGAAGGATTTCGTCTGGACGCCAGCGCCGGGCGGCGGCCCCTACCAGGCCAATCCGCAGAAATGGTCGATCGCCGAATAGGCGCTTTCCGGGAAAGCCTTGAGGGTGGCTTCGGCCACCCTGACAAGACGGCCCGATAAGACGGATTACCGATGCTCCAATACAGTCTCAGACGCCTGATCATAGGAATAGGCATGCTCGTCGCCCTGAGCATGCTGATCTTCCTGCTGCTGCGCCTGACACCCGGCGATCCGATCGATGCCTATATCGATCCTAACCTGCCGATGTCGCCGTCAGACCTTGCCGATCTGCGCCGAAGCCTCGGCCTCGATCAGCCCTTGCCAGTGCAGTATCTTGGCTGGTTGCAGCAGGCGGTGACGGGCAACCTCGGCTATTCGATCAAGCGTCTCGATCAGCCGGTTCTGGGGCTGGTGCTGTCACGGATCGGCCCGACAGTTCTGTTGATGGGCACCGCACTTGCCTTTGCCATCGTCGCAGGCATCACTTTCGGGGTGATCGGCGCCGTCCGCCGCAATTCGCTTGCCGATCTGTCCTTGTCGGTGGTTGCGCTTGCCGGCATTTCCAGCCCGGCCTTCCTCAGCGCGCTGATCGGCCTTTATATTTTCTCCGTCCGCCTGCACTGGATGCCATCAGGCGGCATGCTGACGCCGGGCGAGGAATTCTCGGTGGGCGATCTCCTCCACCATCTGATCCTGCCGGCGGCACTTCTGTCTGTCGCGCAAGCCGCATTGATCATGCGTTATATGCGCGCCTCGCTGCTCGAAGTTCTGACCCAGGATTACGTGCGCACGGCCCGCGCCAAGGGCGTTCGCGAGTTCTGGATCATCAGCAAGCATGCCTTGCGCAATGCGCTTCTTCCGATCGTGACGCTGATCGGTTCCACCATCGGGCTTGCAATCGGCGGCGCCATCTTCATCGAGAGCGTCTTCAACTGGCCGGGTATGGGTCTGTTGCTCGTCGATGCCGTGCAGACCCGCGACTACCCCGTCATCATGGGGGCGACACTCGTCATCGGCGCCTGCGTTATCGTCGTCAATCTTCTGACTGATATCACCTATGCGGTCGTCGACCCGCGCATCAAGGTGGGCTGACCATGCTGGCACGCTCGTCCGAACGCCGGAGCCCCGGACCATTTTCCCGCGCCTTCAGTCGGTTTCTGCTCAACCGCGCAGCTGTTGCCGGCGTCTGCATTGCCACGCCAATGCTGCTGCTGATCCTCTCCTATCCCCTATGGTGGGCTTTCCGGCCGAACGACATCGATCTTCTGGCCATGAATAGCGGGCCGACGGCAACGCACTGGTTCGGAGCCGACGGCGTCGGCCGCGACGTCTTCGCCCGCGTGCTCGAAGGCGGCCGGATTTCGCTGCTGGTCGCCGTCGCATCGACCGCGCTTTCTGCCGTCATCGGGTTTCTTTTTGGGGCAACCTCGGCGCTTGCCGGACGCTGGACGGACGCCGTCTCGATGCGCTTCGTCGATCTGGTGATGACCCTGCCACCCGTCATCTTCCTGCTTGTGCTCGCGTCGATTGCCGGCACCGGCATCTGGCCGACTGTGCTGGTCATCTCGCTGCTCTCCTGGCCGCTGCTTGCGCGCATGATCCGCTCGCGGCTGCTGGAATTGCGTGAGCGCGACTTCGTCATGGCCGCCCGCGGCATGGGCGCCGGCATCGGCCATCTGCTCTTCCGCCACGGCCTGCCGAACTCGATCGATATCCTCGTGGTCTATGCAACGCTACAGATCGCCAATGCCATTCTGCTCGAGGCGGGACTGTCCTTCCTCGGTCTCGGCATCGCCCCGCCGGCGGCAAGCTGGGGCAACATGCTGAACGCGGCCCGCTCGACCGCCGTGCTCGAACAATATCCGTGGCAATGGCTCTTCCCCGGCGCCGCGCTGATCCTTGCCGTCCTGGCGATCAACTTCATTGGCGATGGCCTCAGAGATGCCTTCGATCCGCGTGCCGAACTGAACTGACAATCGAAAGAAGCGAAAATGACCAAATTCAAGGGTGTCGTCCCTCCCGTCGTAACACCGCTCAATCCGGATCTCACCATCGACTACCCATCCTATTCACGCGTGCTCGAGCATCTGATCGGCGCCGGCTGCCATGGCGTATTCGTGCTCGGCTCGACGAGCGAGGTGATCTTCCATGACGAAAGGACCCGGCGGGAAATCATCGAGCATTCGGCCAAGGTGGTGAACGGCCGGGTGCCGCTGATCGTCGGCGTCATCGATCCGACCACGGATCGCGTCATCGCCCATGCGAAGGTCGCAAAGGCGGCCGGCGCCGATGCAGTCGTGGTGACGGCGCCATTCTATACGGTCACCAGCCAGTCCGAGATCCTCGACCACTTCCGTTATATCCGCGACGCGGTGGACATTCCGCTGATCGCCTACGACATTCCGGTCTGCGTTCACGTCAAGCTGCAGCGCCAGACCGTGGTCACGCTCGCCAGGGAAGGCGCCATTATCGGCCTCAAGGATTCCAGCGGCGACGATGGCAACTTCCGCTATGCGCTCCTCGACCTTGCCGAACAAAAAGACGTCTTCCTGATGACCGGCTCCGAGATCGTCGTCGACACCGCCCTGCTGATGGGCGCCCATGGCGTCGTTCCTGGCATCGCCAATGTCGATCCGCACGGCTATGTCCGGCTTTGGGATGCTGCCCAACGTGGCGACTGGATCGCCGCGAAGAAGGAACAGCAGCGTCTCTGCCGCTTGTTCGAAATCGTCTGGGTCGCGCAGGGTCGTGTCAGCGGCGGCGCAGCCGGCATCGGCGCCTTCAAGACCGCCATGCGCAGCCTCGGCATCATCGATTCCGCTGTCATGCCCCGTCCGCGTGCCTCTCTTAACGAAGCCGAAACGGCGCGGATCGACGAGATCCTGCGTGCAACCGGCCTGCTGAACTGAGCCAGTTGATGGAACAGACCGCCGAACCCGTACTCGACATCAGGGGATTGCGAACGATCTTCCGCATCCGCGGTGGCGAGATCACGGCGGTCAACAATATCGACCTGACCGTTGCCGCTGGCGAGACGCTTGCGCTCGTCGGCGAATCCGGCTCCGGCAAGTCGGTCACCAGCCTGTCGGTCATGCGGCTGCTCACCCGCAACATCGGCGTGATCGCCGCAGGCAGCATCCGCCTTGCGACGGGGAACGGCGTGGTCCGCGATCTCGTCTCCCTCGACGAAGAGAGCATGCGCAGGATCAGGGGCGACGACATCGGCATGGTGTTCCAGGAGCCGATGTCGAGCCTCAATCCCGTCTTCACCATCGGCGACCAGATCGCCGAGCCGATCCGCATCCATCGCGGTAGCGACCGCAAGGCGGCGATGAACGCAGCCGTCACGCTGCTTGAAAGCGTCGGCATACCGGACGCCCGGCGCCGCGCCGGCCAATATCCGCACGAACTGTCAGGCGGCATGCGGCAGCGCGCGACGATCGCCATGGCGCTCGCCTGCGATCCGGCGCTGCTGATCGCCGATGAGCCGACCACGGCGCTCGACGTGACGATCCAGGCGCAGATTCTCGACCTGCTCCTCAAGCTGCAGCGCGAGCGCGGCATGGCCATGCTGTTCGTCACCCACAATCTCGGCGTCGTCGCCGAAATCGCCCATCGCGTGGCGGTGATGTATGCCGGCCGGATCGTCGAAGAAGGGCCGGTCGGCGAGGTCTTCCGCAATCCCAAGCATCCCTACACGATGGGCCTTCTCGCCTCCATGCCGCGCCTTGGCGATGCCGCACGGATGAAACAGGCCGGCGAAAAGCTCGCCGCCATTCCCGGCATGGTCCCGAGCCTGATGAACATGCCGAGCGGCTGCGCCTTTTCCCCGCGCTGCAAATTCGCGATCGATGCCTGTCGCGTGGCGGTTCCCGCGCTCGAACAGATCAATCCGCAGCACCGAAGCCGCTGCATCAGATGGCAGGAGATCTAGATGAGCGAACCGCTGCTTTCCGTCCGCGACCTTTCGAAACATTATACCTCCCGCGGCACGCGGCTG
Encoded here:
- a CDS encoding putative transcriptional regulator (PFAM: AAA-4 family protein~KEGG: hypothetical cytosolic protein); its protein translation is MRFAQPLLQEPNETGWLEFKVNNKDPREIGEYVSSLANSAMLAGRDRAFLVFGVEDRSKERVGTELRLQKLKQGNEDFTNWLSRMIEPRVLIEVLDFSCDGLAYSVIAIEPSYERPVKFSGVEFIRIGENKKKLAEFPEHERALWIATGRRRFETAVAASNVTTEDVFALLDPDPMFDLTGEPRPKNQEEVTRKMADRGVVLDNLEGRFDITNLGAIMLARDVTAFPSIAGKAVRIVKYTGRDKSRSDFEQEGKKGYAVGFTSMMKFLMERLPKDERYIDGVRRMVPHFPETAIREVIANALIHQDFMATGVGPVVEIYDNRIEVSNPGNSLISTDRILDERRSRNEKLAATMRSFGLCEERGGGLDKTLIEIEAEHLPAPDFISSENSMRVVLFAPKGFNQMSKAEKMRACFFHCILRWLTHDYMSNATLRERFSLPAEEYQAVSTIIAESIKLGRIAPADPDQGRRNARYVPYWAV
- a CDS encoding diguanylate cyclase (KEGG: sme:SMa2301 diguanylate cyclase~TIGRFAM: diguanylate cyclase~PFAM: GGDEF domain containing protein~SMART: GGDEF domain containing protein); translated protein: MSPAIVEQVERLLGGRTRDIRFNGELARLFGERSWPRTAKIIRAWMVWVIVLDVLTLGLNAILLPTETVMSMLWPASILPPAALVAAVAFLRPHALWVQGVFLLSAVFLILLSVAMVGVNTGGEFYERHLTIMLFVAVTAIIIFPIPLGWAMAIGASALGIYLVFQLRNPAIEVGSALAGTLFFASGVAATVVARRTATIFAQKTFLLELRDRSRLAELTDANSQLELLARTDPLTGVANRRSMMETLHYFWSEDLKRTSGAAMLMCDIDDFKHLNDNLGHAEGDRCLVKVAGIIQSSMRDERDQVARYGGEEFLVFLPGSDEQEAKVVAERIRSRVEAASLPNPTSRVVAYVTVSIGVATMMQDSELVSAEHMQRQADAALYLAKKTGRNRVVVHAAKVDQASD
- a CDS encoding GntR domain protein (PFAM: GntR domain protein; regulatory protein GntR HTH~SMART: regulatory protein GntR HTH~KEGG: transcriptional regulator protein) — encoded protein: MTLKSMKPLTRAPLLHVSVQESLRAYIDDNGLAPGTLLPAEGELATQLGVSRNSLREGIKALESLGVLDTRRGVGIFVKAFSFGPLLDNLAYGLGGALRQIEEVLEIRRTLEVGLIGKTIDVIGEEDIAELRATVNRMRAQAERGETFAEDDQLFHRLLFRCQDNETLVRLIDVFWLAFYKASDFVNLENADPMATWRDHAAIVDAIEAKDLEEARRRLDRHYEGIARVIANNKTSSNVGGTHEKTV
- a CDS encoding extracellular solute-binding protein family 5 (PFAM: extracellular solute-binding protein family 5~KEGG: ret:RHE_CH00609 oligopeptide ABC transporter, substrate-binding protein), whose translation is MKRLSRLSVIALGALLSTAAVPALVVSGVAIEAQAATLSGGFDVGPGGFQGNFNPLAATAGFTWLSIYYEPLITYDEKLQKVVGALASSYEVSSDQMTYTFKLVDAKWHDGKPFTAKDAKFTMALAMDAKTGSVLAARLKGISSVETPDEHTVVIKLSAPSSSFPDTMTKVMMLPEHALSSIPADQLTKNTWWSTAPIGTGPFKFTKYVSDQYVELAANTDYRGGKPALERVINRYFANPAAAIAALRSGEIQFTYVDSNDVPTFKDNKDFQVIEGNSFVVNYLGFNHESPLWKDVRVRQAVMYAINRDAIIQSLYGGAAKPANCAYVAEQLIPPDIDSYAYDPEKAKQLLTEAGWDQINGGKQITLLTYYTTPLATNVLAAVQAMLAQVGINIVPRAVDAPTYNSIVLNATPDIAQFQLVYAGLQNGPDAGSINVGLNEKQIPPAGPNVARVRMPDLTKALDSALAEPDSTKRDAAYQDVCKVMNTNLPWATLWVANRYGIVSTKVKDFVWTPAPGGGPYQANPQKWSIAE